The following proteins are co-located in the Pochonia chlamydosporia 170 chromosome 6, whole genome shotgun sequence genome:
- a CDS encoding arsenate reductase (similar to Colletotrichum gloeosporioides Nara gc5 XP_007282420.1), which yields MKLTVGLITALVGCAAAAQQSAEVFIVPARDASSPSITPSLARLLLLQQLAPEGRGLSLNDIPNGVDVDHAVSLINRFGKATPPLFSAGESNAPSQLVLMLDSMNDKQMKDLRKALGMKPSFTIADPPADKAHRDLMELDFYRAGVVDGSKCSVQQLANPLEKCWGGKRSAAAKFSVKENPEVLNLVSKQIKQLLQLAKSGELHTTIVALPSSKSSGKWLDEQQQELRRRQAEQVISFDKPEPSAEPTSSPKPGPIFDPNERIRACYDAKETCMEKTRNCSSHGECLDKYANSDGSTNKKPCFVCHCQSTRSKSGSVTHWAGPTCFKKDVSVAFWLFAGFTLALVGILYLAISILFGVGEEKLPGVIGAGVSRSK from the exons ATGAAGCTTACCGTCGGGCTCATCACCGCCCTCGTCGGGTGTGCTGCTGCAGCACAGCAATCCGCCGAAGTATTCATCGTGCCCGCCCGCGATGCCTCGTCGCCCTCGATTACCCCCAGTCTCGCCAGGCTACTGCTTTTGCAACAACTTGCTCCTGAGGGTCGGGGCTTGTCCCTGAACGATATCCCCAATGGCGTCGATGTTGACCACGCTGTTTCTCTTATCAACCGCTTTGGAAAAGCTACTCCTCCTCTCTTCTCAGCTGGCGAATCCAATGCACCCAGTCAGCTCGTTCTGATGCTGGACAGTATGAACGACAAGCAAATGAAAGACCTTCGTAAAGCACTCGGCATGAAACCTTCATTTACGATTGCGGACCCGCCCGCTGATAAAGCGCATCGAGATCTGATGGAGCTGGACTTCTACAGGGCTGGGGTTGTCGATGGAAGCAAATGCTCTGTTCAACAGCTGGCTAACCCACTGGAGAAATGCTGGGGAGGCAAGCGTTCTGCTGCGGCGAAATTCAGCGTCAAGGAG AACCCCGAAGTTCTCAACCTTGTATCGAAACAAatcaagcagcttctccaacttgcTAAATCCGGAGAACTTCACACCACTATCGTTGCTCTGCCATCTTCCAAGAGCTCTGGCAAGTGGTTAGacgagcagcaacaagagctGCGTCGCCGCCAAGCCGAACAGGTCATTTCCTTCGATAAACCAGAACCGAGCGCAGAGCCGACGTCCTCGCCTAAACCCGGCCCGATCTTTGATCCTAACGAACGCATCAGAGCTTGTTATGACGCCAAGGAAACCTGCATGGAGAAAACTCGCAATTGTTCTTCGCACGGTGAGTGCTTAGACAAGTACGCCAATTCGGATGGATCTACGAACAAAAAGCCTTGCTTTGTTTGCCACTGCCAGAGTACACGAAGTAAGTCTGGAAGTGTGACGCACTGGGCTGGTCCGACATGTTTCAAGAAAGATGTCAGTGTTGCGTTTTGGCTCTTTGCTGGCTTCACCCTTGCCTTGGTTGGTATTCTCTACCTGGCTATCAGCATTTTGTTCGGTGTTGGTGAGGAGAAGCTCCCCGGTGTGATTGGAGCTGGTGTTTCGCGGTCTAAATAG
- a CDS encoding tRNA processing endoribonuclease (similar to Cordyceps militaris CM01 XP_006665334.1), with product MTNPTTAESSPDNAKLPTAKWGAACSACATAKAKCIRSNPDPSAKCDRCQRLLKECTGQIHRPRKKRQAKPSRTAQIEERLNGLVNLLQASGELNNNQSSLGALSDAAAREHSAMTHDTPSTNSTTSYPPYSSSWRIPETYNSHAIPACICRPEPGDAPPPPDSDDVLLELYRTQMQPLFPFVIIPPSVSAAELNSSRPFLMSAIRMVTSFRSLRSMRAQMYRLMSHISDHVLIRSARSLELLQGIIIMISCHQYHCLMHAQMNNLIALAMSLVADLGLNMPPGVREQTRLMVARPDEPAGRTNEERRALLGVWFVTCNISVSFNRVESLKYTAYIQDCMRVLEDSREYESDITLLYLVRVQRLTERIFELNSKDKAVEDIPGLPSAPMSAYVAAFQNEIDRMRNSLPPKLQNDNLFMSYLNTAMLRLYEPPAVDLSLVNSLTNSLTSGPLGRGTPLDRLYQSSAALRNWFDNWLAVPASSYFRHPTTIMSQLVYAITMLGRWAQLATPRTVYEGGTPMPFGEASAAYNADSQMTTNGLSEPRPAQGYAQGEQKLKCAEALDQDLISAVAGLQSQLQSQPGLTINIPEILSTMCTRCEQVNNIFQQTTPEEEKMDNNVWTFSALKVRITRVKLEKWAELVAAAAEGAERVSKSEHAQHWRGSYPQASSANMGPPPHGMAVNGFAQDQTQIQNFLDSTPWTSDLLEGIDPTVWFDGYLDWGTLVMNSMGQGPVGQQPQV from the exons ATGACGAACCCAACGACAGCTGAGAGCTCGCCAGACAACGCCAAGCTTCCAACGGCGAAATGGGGAGCGGCGTGCTCAGCGTGCGCAACGGCAAAAGCAAAATGCATCAGATCAAATCCAGATCCTAGCGCAAAGTGTGACAG GTGTCAGAGACTTTTAAAAGAATGTACGGGACAAATTCATCGGCCGCGCAAAAAGCGGCAAGCAAAGCCATC TCGAACCGCCCAGATTGAAGAGAGGCTCAACGGCCTGGTTAATCTTCTTCAGGCTTCCGGTGAATTAAACAACAATCAATCATCGCTGGGTGCTCTTAGTGATGCGGCGGCTAGAGAGCATTCCGCCATGACGCATGACACACCTTCAACCAACTCTACCACGTCCTACCCGCCATATTCAAGTTCCTGGAGAATTCCTGAGACGTACAACTCTCATGCTATTCCGGCTTGTATTTGTCGCCCCGAACCTGGCGACgcgcctcctcctccggaCTCTGATGATGTTCTCCTGGAGCTCTACCGGACACAGATGCAGCCATTGTTTCCATTCGTGATTATTCCGCCATCAGTGTCCGCAGCTGAACTAAACTCTAGCCGCCCATTCTTGATGTCGGCAATCCGTATGGTTACGTCCTTCCGCAGTTTAAGGTCTATGAGGGCTCAGATGTATCGCCTCATGAGCCACATCTCAGACCATGTTCTCATCCGTTCGGCCAGGTCACTGGAACTGTTGCAGGGAATTATTATCATGATTTCTTGTCACCAATATCACTGCCTTATGCATGCGCAAATGAACAACCTCATTGCATTAGCAATGAGCCTGGTTGCTGATTTGGGTCTCAACATGCCACCTGGAGTACGAGAGCAGACGAGACTCATGGTGGCGCGGCCCGATGAACCGGCTGGGCGAACTAATGAGGAAAGGAGAGCTCTTCTTGGAGTATGGTTCGTAACTTGCAA CATTTCGGTCAGTTTCAACAGAGTCGAATCGTTGAAATACACAGCATACATTCAAGATTGCATGAGGGTGCTTGAGGATTCAAGAGAATATGAGTCCGATATTACTCTCCTCTATCTTGTCAGAGTGCAGCGATTAACAGAACGCATCTTTGAGCTCAACTCTAAAGATAAGGCGGTAGAGGACATCCCTGGGCTGCCTTCCGCACCAATGTCGGCATATGTTGCTGCGTTTCAGAATGAAATCGACAGGATGCGTAATAGCCTACCCCCAAAGTTGCAAAATGACA ACCTCTTCATGTCGTACCTCAACACGGCGATGCTGAGACTATATGAGCCTCCAGCAGTTGACCTGTCATTGGTCAATTCTCTTACCAATTCTCTCACAAGCGGTCCCTTGGGTCGAGGCACTCCTCTCGACAGACTCTATCAGTCTAGCGCAGCCCTTCGCAACTGGTTCGACAACTGGTTGGCAGTGCCTGCATCTTCTTATTTCAGACACCCTACCACCATCATGTCACAGTTGGTATATGCTATTACGATGCTTGGACGATGGGCACAACTGGCGACACCCAGAACCGTATACGAAGGAGGAACACCAATGCCATTTGGGGAAGCCAGTGCAGCTTACAATGCCGATTCGCAAATGACTACCAACGGACTGTCCGAACCTAGACCCGCCCAGGGATATGCCCAAGGCGAACAGAAACTAAAATGTGCTGAAGCTTTGGACCAAGATCTCATTTCAGCTGTTGCAGGTCTGCAATCACAGCTTCAGTCGCAACCAGGACTGACGATCAACATTCCGGAAATCCTTTCCACAATGTGTACCAGATGCGAGCAAGTGAACAACATCTTCCAACAAACGACTCcggaggaagagaagatgGACAACAATGTATGGACTTTTAGCGCTCTTAAGGTCCGGATCACGCGTGTCAAGCTTGAAAAATGGGCAgagcttgttgctgctgcagctgaagGAGCCGAGAGGGTTTCCAAGAGCGAGCATGCCCAGCACTGGCGAGGATCCTATCCACAGGCCTCGTCTGCGAATATGGGACCGCCTCCTCACGGCATGGCGGTCAATGGGTTTGCGCAGGATCAAACCCAGATTCAAAACTTCCTGGACAGTACTCCTTGGACATCAGATCTTTTGGAGGGCATTGATCCCACTGTTTGGTTTGACGGGTATCTAGATTGGGGAACTTTGGTCATGAATTCTATGGGTCAGGGGCCAGTGGGACAGCAACCTCAAGTTTGA
- a CDS encoding LSM domain-containing protein, whose product MAPAQPELKKYLEKRLFVQLNGSRKVIGVLRGYDVFLNIVLDEAVEEKEGGDKVKLGMVVIRGNSVVMMEALDRIGGDDRQHHHR is encoded by the exons ATGGCTCCCGCGCAACCTGAGCTCAAGAAG TATCTCGAGAAGAGACTCTTTGTGCAACTGAACGGCAGTCGCAAGGTCATCGGAGTTTTGCGCGGCTACGAT GTCTTCTTGAACATTGTCCTGGACGAGGCGGTCGAAGAGAAGGAGGGCGGAGACAAGGTCAAGCTCGGCATGGTC GTCATCCGAGGAAACTCAGTCGTCATGATGGAAGCGCTAGACAGAATCGGCGGCGACGAccgacaacatcaccaccgaTAA
- a CDS encoding nineteen complex-related protein 2 domain-containing protein — MSSFAAKRKARVIKVDDDEGSDGSSSSGLDAPGSKEETTKPLFGKGGRKPLRQSGLRKAFNPGDEESAAPTASTPNDEEDDGPVVVRPNRPGAGKQKKKTPKSRLSFGGDAENGDSEELATPKKVPLGQRALENSAVKRGIAVRSPPTRSGQDEDEEDRPRYSKEYLDELQSSTPSTPRDISTLQISDADEMELDPSELEGALVVEYSGTSLPKQGTQILTEAEIREKKERRARLAQEQGFLSVEDDDTDPFGRKEKDDGRLLAEDEDLGEGFDDYVEDGGLSLGKRAEKERRKRDRKQMAELITAAEGHSSDDSSDSDAERRMAYEASQSKAGLDGLKKPKKDSSQDLLQIPPKITPLPSLSECLARLQATLKGMESDLSAKNAHLDQLRKEREDIIKREAEVQSLLDETGKKYQEAMGQGKMDPDAAGATGPNVELVGERGLDSLGTTPRRPDEPEMDIL; from the exons ATGAGTTCTTTTGCGGCTAAGCGCAAAGCTAGGGTTATCAaggtggatgatgatgaagggtCGGACGGCAGCTCGTCGTCGGGTTTGGATGCTCCTGGCTCCAAAGAAG aaacaacaaaacCTTTATTCGGGAAGGGAGGACGAAAACCTTTGAGACAGTCGGGATTGCGAAAAGCTTTCAACCCCGGAGATGAGGAGAGCGCGGCGCCGACTGCAAGCACACCGaatgacgaagaggacgatggaCCGGTTGTCGTTCGACCAAATCGACCGGGCGCtggaaaacaaaagaagaagactccTAAGTCGAGGCTATCCTTTGGCGGCGATGCTGAAAATGGCGACTCTGAGGAGCTGGCCACACCAAAGAAGGTTCCACTTGGACAGAGGGCGCTTGAGAACAGTGCTGTGAAACGGGGTATCGCTGTACGAAGTCCGCCGACTAGATCTGGacaggatgaagatgaggaagatcGCCCAAGATACAGCAAGGAGTATTTGGACGAGCTACAATCCTCAACGCCGAGTACACCACGAGATATATCCACGCTACAGATAAGCGACGCAGACGAGATGGAACTAGACCCTTCAGAGCTCGAGGGAGCTTTGGTAGTCGAATACTCCGGGACGTCGTTACCAAAACAGGGTACACAAATCCTTACAGAGGCGGAAATACGTGAGAAAAAGGAGCGACGTGCTCGGCTGGCCCAAGAACAAGGATTCTTGTCAGTAGAAGACGATGACACCGACCCCTTTGGgcgcaaggagaaggatgatggCCGATTGCTCGCCGAAGATGAAGATCTTGGAGAAGGATTCGATGATTATGTTGAAGACGGCGGTCTCTCCTTGGGCAAGCGAGCGGAAAAGGAACGCAGAAAAAGAGACCGCAAGCAAATGGCGGAATTGATCACGGCCGCTGAAGGCCACAGCTCAGACGATTCATCGGACAGCGATGCTGAAAGGAGAATGGCATACGAGGCGTCGCAAAGCAAAGCCGGTCTTGACGGTTTGAAAAAGCCCAAAAAGGACTCCTCACAGGATTTGCTCCAGATACCGCCAAAAATCACACCTCTGCCAAGCTTATCAGAGTGTTTGGCACGGCTCCAGGCCACACTTAAAGGAATGGAGAGTGATCTCAGCGCGAAAAACGCTCATTTAGACCAACTTAGAAAAGAGAGGGAGGACATCATCAAGCGAGAAGCAGAGGTGCAATCCTTGTTGGACGAAACAGGGAAGAAATATCAGGAAGCCATGGGGCAGGGCAAGATGGACCCCGATGCCGCCGGTGCTACAGGCCCGAATGTTGAATTAGTTGGGGAACGAGGTCTGGATAGTCTCGGAACAACGCCTAGAAGGCCTGACGAGCCTGAAATGGATATATTATAG
- a CDS encoding flavin-binding monooxygenase (similar to Metarhizium acridum CQMa 102 XP_007811506.1) gives MSDIAEHHDLVILGAGLSGINTAHVVRQQLPHRQLTILEGRSVIGGTWNFFKFPGFRSDSYMTTFGFRWHPWPHTHKIASAKEIVAYIEDAAKKDGTYDQIRFNHQVTDAEWRDEENFWRLTVQHGGKTKILAANFVFGCTGYYAYDQAMPAAIPGIESFEGTVAHPQWWPEDLDCTSKRVVLIGSGATAYTIVPALADKVARLTMVQRSPSYAAAIPRTSWVDTFLRMILPISLAHWICWWKDIAYEMFITQFMVHFPGIAKFALRLNTKNALPKDCDVDVHFNPRYNPLQQRLCLCPDGDFFQVMHQDNIELVTDVIDRVTRDGVLLKSGRKLDADVIITATGLYFQVMSGIAAKVNGVRIEPGSHYTWRGTMLDSLPNMGYVLGYVLQSWTPGAEAIAKLLVRVIKTMEEKKAAKAMPVLEYRKDMPRKLAVDMNSNYFVKAADRIPKVTGEDPWYGRTHWIRDMWSVLFGDIGKGLEFSGVQQDKKHL, from the coding sequence ATGTCAGATATAGCAGAACATCACGACCTCGTCATTCTGGGCGCCGGCCTCTCAGGCATAAACACTGCCCACGTCGTGCGCCAACAACTCCCCCATCGCCAACTCACCATCCTCGAAGGCCGATCCGTCATAGGCGGAACATGGAACTTTTTCAAATTCCCCGGCTTCAGATCTGATTCGTACATGACAACCTTTGGATTCAGATGGCACCCCTGGCCGCACACGCACAAGATTGCGTCGGCCAAAGAAATCGTCGCATACATTGAAGACGCGGCCAAAAAGGACGGCACGTACGACCAAATCCGCTTCAATCACCAAGTCACTGACGCGGAGTGGCGCGACGAGGAAAACTTTTGGCGATTGACGGTCCAGCATGGCGGCAAGACGAAGATCCTGGCTGCGAACTTTGTCTTTGGCTGCACAGGGTACTACGCCTACGACCAGGCCATGCCGGCTGCGATTCCTGGGATTGAAAGCTTCGAAGGGACGGTGGCGCATCCGCAGTGGTGGCCGGAGGATCTGGACTGTACCAGCAAGCGCGTGGTGCTTATCGGGTCTGGCGCAACGGCGTATACGATTGTGCCTGCGCTGGCTGATAAAGTCGCACGGTTGACCATGGTGCAGAGGAGTCCAAGTTATGCGGCGGCCATTCCGAGGACATCGTGGGTGGACACGTTTCTGCGGATGATACTGCCTATTAGTCTTGCGCACTGGATTTGCTGGTGGAAGGATATTGCGTATGAGATGTTTATCACGCAGTTCATGGTTCACTTTCCTGGTATTGCCAAATTTGCGTTGCGTCTGAACACGAAGAATGCTTTGCCAAAGGACTGCGACGTGGACGTACACTTTAATCCGCGGTATAACCCACTTCAACAGCGGCTGTGCCTCTGCCCGGATGGCGATTTCTTCCAGGTCATGCACCAGGATAATATTGAGCTTGTCACCGATGTGATTGACAGGGTTACCCGGGACGGTGTATTGCTCAAGTCAGGCCGTAAGCTCGATGCGGATGTTATCATTACGGCGACAGGACTTTACTTTCAAGTAATGAGCGGGATAGCTGCCAAGGTGAACGGGGTGAGAATTGAGCCCGGTTCTCACTATACCTGGCGAGGAACGATGCTGGATTCGCTCCCGAACATGGGCTACGTCCTGGGGTATGTTTTGCAGTCGTGGACTCCTGGTGCGGaggccattgccaagctTCTTGTTCGCGTCATCAAGACCatggaggagaagaaggctgccaaggctatGCCTGTCTTGGAGTATAGGAAGGACATGCCGAGGAAGTTGGCCGTCGACATGAACAGCAACtactttgtcaaggctgcGGATAGAATTCCCAAGGTCACTGGGGAGGATCCTTGGTATGGGCGTACACACTGGATCCGTGACATGTGGAGCGTTTTGTTCGGAGACATTGGCAAGGGGCTAGAATTTAGCGGCGTACAGCAGGATAAGAAGCATCTGTGA
- a CDS encoding phospholipase/carboxylesterase (similar to Metarhizium robertsii ARSEF 23 XP_007821337.1) produces MNTETRDFSPQFGPTHVVNPLTTHTHTAIVLHGRGSNGQEFAEEFFSSHLSDNKSLAQRLPGWRWVFPSSPELWSTTFQELMPAWFEAHSLTDITARQDLQTSGIRASVKHIQKVIDDEITKLTGNAGNVLLGGISQGAAIGMWCLLCSRSEHPIGAFFGSNTWLPFAANIERMIGLRNKNRGDAIESVAAEQEFDRFVSGLLADDLPAAKVFLGHGADDAYVDVTLGRQARNVLSKAGFEVDWKEYSGAEEEGHWFKAPEQMDDIYRFIVDNMPG; encoded by the coding sequence ATGAATACTGAGACCAGAGATTTTAGCCCCCAATTCGGACCAACTCATGTTGTCAATCCACTGACAACTCATACCCACACCGCCATAGTTTTACACGGCCGAggcagcaatggccaagaGTTTGCTGAAGAGTTCTTTTCGTCTCACCTATCTGACAACAAGTCCCTAGCCCAACGGCTACCTGGATGGCGCTGGGTATTTCCTTCGTCTCCAGAGCTTTGGAGCACTACATTTCAGGAGTTGATGCCGGCTTGGTTTGAAGCCCACTCACTAACTGATATTACCGCCCGTCAAGATCTCCAAACTAGCGGCATTAGAGCATCTGTCAAGCACATTCAAAAAGTGATAGACGATGAAATTACGAAGCTCACTGGCAATGCTGGCAATGTACTCCTTGGCGGTATTAGCCAAGGTGCCGCGATTGGGATGTGGTGTCTGCTCTGTTCGAGATCTGAGCATCCCATCGGAGCATTCTTCGGTTCGAATACCTGGTTGCCATTTGCTGCAAACATAGAACGGATGATTGGTCTACGCAACAAAAACCGTGGCGATGCCATAGAGTCAGTAGCAGCGGAACAAGAGTTTGATCGTTTTGTTAGTGGGTTGCTGGCAGACGACCTCCCGGCCGCAAAGGTTTTCCTTGGCCATGGGGCTGATGACGCCTATGTTGATGTTACACTTGGACGACAAGCCAGAAATGTGCTTTCAAAAGCTGGCTTCGAAGTAGACTGGAAGGAATACTCTGGcgccgaagaagagggacATTGGTTCAAAGCCCCCGAGCAGATGGATGACATCTACCGATTCATCGTCGACAACATGCCAGGTTGA
- a CDS encoding heat shock protein (similar to Coccidioides immitis RS XP_001245032.1) produces the protein MASADELKALGNKAIAEKNFDEAVDKFTQAIAIQPENHILYSNRSAAYASKKDWDNALADADKTTQIKPDWAKGWGRKGAALHGKGDLLGANDAYEEGLKLDANNTQLKSGLASVEKAIKQEAGGPGGFGADPTGGLGQMFNDPNLIQKLANNPKTSSFLADPTFMAKLQQMQQNPGNPQDLFSDPRMIQVLGVLMGVDMEMRDSDPREDTNMTDAPETKKPEPAKKAPEPEPEPEELDEEALEKKKKKEEADKEKALGTENYKKRKFDEAIEHYSKAWDIFQDITYLNNLGAAYFEKGDYDKCIEACTKAVDEGRTVYADFKLIAKSYARIGNAYDKKGDLAQAVENYNRSLTEHRTPDVLNKLRAAEKRKLDAAKTAYIDPAKAEEARVQGNDKFKANDFPGAVEAYSEMIKRAPEDARGYSNRAAAFIKLFEFPSAVDDCNTAIKKDPTFIRAYIRKAQAFFGMRKYSDCVDACAEATQVDQEHHNNANSREIEQQQQKALNAMYSARDNETEEQTRERLMKDPDIMGIMQDPVMQSILQQAQSDPMALQEHMKNPGVRSKIQKLMAAGVIRVGGR, from the exons ATGGCTTCCGCAGATGAGCTGAAAGCTCttggcaacaaggccattgcCGAAAAGAACTTTGACGAGGCCGT AGACAAGTTTACCCAGGCCATTGCTATCCAACCCGAGAACCACATCTTGTACAGCAATCGATCCGCTGCTTATGCCTCCAAGAAGGATTGGGACAACGCCTTGGCCGACGCTGATAAGACTACTCAGATCAAACCAGACTGGGCCAAGGGCTGGGGTCGAAAAGGTGCTGCCCTGCACGGAAAAGGCGACCTGCTCGGTGCCAATGATGCTTACGAGGAGGGCTTGAAGCTTGATGCCAATAATACTCAGCTGAAGAGTGGTTTGGCCTCTGTCGAGAAGGCCATAAAACAGGAAGCAG GTGGCCCTGGTGGCTTTGGAGCCGACCCTACCGGGGGTCTAGGCCAGATGTTCAATGATCCCAATCTGATCCAGAAGctcgccaacaaccccaagacTAGCTCATTCCTCGCTGATCCTACCTTtatggccaagctgcagcagatgcaACAGAATCCTGGAAATCCCCAGGATCTTTTCAGCGACCCTAGAATGATCCAGGTTCTGGGTGTGTTGATGGGCGTCGATATGGAAATGCGTGACTCGGATCCTCGCGAGGACACCAACATGACCGATGCCCCGGAGACAAAGAAGCCCGAGCCTGCCAAGAAGGCTCCTGAACCCGAACCTGAGCCAGAGGAGCTGGATGAGGAAGCtctggagaagaaaaagaagaaggaggaggccgacaaggagaaggccCTTGGTACTGAGAACTACAAAAAGCGCAAGTTTGACGAAGCCATTGAACATTACTCCAAGGCCTGGGATATTTTCCAGGACATCACCTATCTTAACAACCTCGGAGCCGCATATTTTGAGAAGGGCGACTACGACAAGTGCATTGAAGCCTGCACCAAAGCCGTTGACGAAGGCCGCACAGTCTACGCCGATTTCAAACTTATTGCCAAGAGCTACGCCCGTATTGGAAATGCTTACGACAAGAAGGGTGACTTGGCCCAGGCTGTTGAGAACTACAACAGGTCCTTGACTGAACACCGAACACCTGATGTTCTGAACAAGTTGCGAGCGGCGGAGAAGCGCAAGCTTGATGCGGCCAAGACTGCATACATCGATCctgccaaggctgaagaGGCTCGTGTGCAGGGTAACGATAAATTCAAGGCAAACGACTTCCCCGGTGCGGTGGAAGCCTACTCGGAGATGATCAAGCGAGCGCCAGAAGATGCTCGTGGATACAGCAACCGTGCCGCCGCCTTCATCAAGTTGTTTGAATTCCCCAGCGCCGTTGACGACTGCAACACGGCCATCAAGAAGGACCCCACCTTTATCAGAGCGTACATTCGCAAGGCTCAAGCCTTCTTTGGCATGCGCAAGTATTCCGACTGCGTGGATGCCTGCGCCGAGGCCACCCAGGTCGATCAAGAGCACCacaacaatgccaacagTCGTGAAattgagcaacagcaacaaaaggCATTGAACGCCATGTACTCGGCCCGTGACAACGAGACCGAGGAGCAGACTCGCGAGAGACTGATGAAGGACCCAGAC ATCATGGGGATTATGCAGGATCCTGTCATGCAGTCGATTCTGCAGCAGGCCCAGTCCGACCCCATGGCTCTTCAAGAACACATGAAGAATCCAGGTGTGCGATCGAAGATCCAGAAGCTCATGGCTGCTGGCGTGATTAGAGTCGGTGGGCGGTAA
- a CDS encoding ZIP family zinc transporter (similar to Cordyceps militaris CM01 XP_006665340.1) → MGDNNEAAMGDSPWSSIPTNLLFAELQRRKDEGDRPACGGKQTGWYDTVAHVFALLLILVLSTLACGFPLISRRATTGKRQKNIIFYCQHVGTGVLLATAFVHLLPMAFQSLTDPCLPYFFSKGYTPLPGFVAMVSAIIVVGVESYLTARGAGHSHSHAHDFFDNDESDGDGEFHDVPLHDHPGMSERRTRSHRPEDISMDDVEATQGLVAGVSPLPESTPTVGTRRRQSRENDFTDGDSDLELDMDELDPAPESNNHNGPYASLTKPSTRADPSDPTPPPKSPEETRRQLLQCLLLEAGILFHSVFIGMAISVATGPAFVVFLIAISFHQSFEGLALGSRIAAIQFPKNSIRPWLMVLAYGFTTPLGQAIGLIVHKMYDPASMGGLLVVGFMNAISSGLLLYAGLVQLLAEDFLTEKSYRVLKGKKRLQAYLSVVGGALLMAVVGAFA, encoded by the exons ATGGGCGACAATAACGAAGCAGCCATGGGAG ACTCGCCCTGGTCAAGCATCCCAACCAATCTGCTGTTCGCAGAGTTGCAACGACGCAAAGATGAAGGCGACCGGCCGGCTTGCGGAGGAAAGCAAACAGGATGGTACGATACTGTAGCGCACGTCTTCGCGCTGTTGTTGATCCTGGTCCTGAGCACATTAG CTTGTGGATTTCCACTAATATCACGACGAGCGACAACCGGAAAACGACAAAAGAACATCATTTTCTACTGCCAACATGTCGGAACGGGTGTGCTGCTCGCTACTGCATTTGTGCATCTCCTACCGATGGCATTCCAGTCCCTGACTGATCCGTGCTTGCCTTATTTTTTCAGCAAAGGTTATACGCCGCTTCCCGGCTTTGTAGCCATGGTATCTGCCATAattgttgttggcgtcgagTCATATTTGACCGCTCGTGGTGCCGGCCATTCGCACTCACATGCCCACGACTTTTTCGATAACGACGAAagcgatggcgatggcgagtTTCACGATGTGCCGCTGCATGACCATCCTGGCATGTCTGAACGACGGACGAGGAGCCACCGACCCGAGGATATATCTATGGATGATGTCGAGGCGACCCAGGGACTTGTGGCCGGAGTCTCGCCGCTGCCTGAATCTACACCTACGGTAGGCACACGGCGACGCCAATCCAGAGAGAATGACTTCACCGATGGAGATTCAGACCTGgagcttgacatggacgagttggaTCCTGCTCCCGAGAGCAACAATCACAATGGGCCATATGCCTCCCTTACAAAGCCGAGCACCCGAGCGGACCCCTCGGACCCGACTCCACCCCCTAAGTCGCCAGAGGAGACGAGACGACAGCTTCTGCAGTGTCTTTTACTTGAAGCCGGTATCTTGTTTCATAGCGTTTTTATCGGCATGGCCATCTCAGTGGCGACCGGACCGGCATTTGTTGTCTTTCTGATCGCCATCAGCTTTCACCAGTCCTTTGAAGGTCTTGCTCTAGGCAGCCGTATCGCCGCTATTCAATTTCCCAAGAATTCCATTCGGCCATGGCTCATGGTTCTCGCATATGGCTTCACTACGCCGCTCGGCCAGGCTATCGGCCTGATTGTGCACAAGATGTATGACCCTGCATCCATGGGCGGCCTTTTGGTGGTTGGATTTATGAATGCCATTTCGTCAGGGCTTCTATTGTACGCTGGACTAGTGCAGCTTTTGGCAGAAGACTTTTTGACAGAAAAGAGTTACCGTGTGCTCAAGGGCAAAAAGCGTCTTCAAGCGTACTTGTCAGTTGTTGGAGGCGCCCTGCTAATGGCGGTCGTGGGTGCGTTTGCATAG